TTAAATCGATATAATGAGTATTAGGATTAAGTATGAtccgtatacctttccgaagcGCAATCGGTGAACTAGGACGAGACAAGTCCGTAGTAGAAGTAGGGTCAGGTATAGGACGTAAATTAGTTTGGCCTGATGTTAGGTGCGGATGGCGACTATACGTCAAGAGTGATATTCTTGTGGCAGAGGATTTAGAAGGAGCAACACTAGACTCTTCAACGGTTGATATGGGTAAGACTTTTATGGCTGAGGGTGTAGGaagagctatagtaaactcctcaacaGTCGGTagaggtaagacctcagatatatcaagGTGATCAGAAGAGCTAAAGTAAGGTCTAGACTCAAAAAATATGACATCaactgacataaggtacctatgAAGATCAGGTGagtaacaacgatatcccttctaagcacgagaataaccaaggaagacataattgagagcacgaggagctaacttatctttcccagtGGCTAAGTTATGAACGAAATATCTGCTCCATAAAAATACGAGGGGGAAAAaagtataagggtgactgggaAATAATACTAAAtgcgaaatctgattctggatgggagatgaaggcatccgattaatcaaataacaagttaTGAGAACTGCgtcgccccaaaaacgcaacggaataTGAGACTCAATGAGAAGTGTGCAAGCAGTCTCAATGAgatgcctattctttctctcagcaaccccattCCGCTGAGGGGTATAAgtacaagatgtttgatgaatagtTCTTTGAGAAGTCATAAATTGCTAAAACTGAATTGATAAATATtgtaaggcattatcactgcgaaaagTACGAATAGAAATACCAAATTGATTTTTTATTCCAGCAAACAAAACTCTGGAATATTGATAATAACTTAGActgatctttcattaagaaaaacTAAGTagatcttgaataatcatcaatggcACTAAAAAAAATAACCAAATTCCAAGGTTGAACTGACTCTATTAGGACCTTATATATCATAatgaactaaagaaaaaatagacTCTGCATGACTCTTAACACTACACAAAAAggtggctcgggtatgtttcccaagctgacacgactcacaatctaatttAGACAAACTAGAAAAACTAGGCACCATATTCTGAAGCTTAGATAAACTCGaatgtcctaaacgtctgtgaaTTAGATCTGGAGAATCTATAACTGGACATGTTGTGGAGGGATTGAGTGAGTTAAAATAGTAAAGGCCTTGTGATTCATGCCCTGTATCAATCGTCTGTCCCGTACTgtggtcctgcataataaaagaatcatcaataaaatatatactataatagagggcacgagtcaaatgactaacagatgcaagactaaaaggacagccgGGGACATAAAAATAGAATCTAGATTGACAGAAGATAGAGGATTAGTTTGTCCAATTCCTTTTGCTTTAGTTTGGaatccattggctaaagtaataGTAGGAAGAGattgtgaatatacaatattcgACAAAAGTGAAATATTATCAGAGATGTCATCAGAAGTGCATGAGTCCATGACCCACGATCCAAGAGTACTAGAGTGGGAAACATAAGAAAAAGAATTACGGGTAATAGAAGTAttagtctgagtaaccgagctaCTTGTGGAGATATCTGCTTACTTGCTCTATATTGAAGGAACTCATTATATCCTCCTTCAGATAAAAAAAAATCCATGGTTACATGTAGTCTTGGTCTGAGAAGTATGAGCATTTTTGGGTGGTCGACCATGTAAAGAATAACACACTTCATGAGTATGTCCAAGTTTATTATAATAAGAACATCTGGGTTGAGATCTTCCAAAACTACCTCTTCCTCGTTTATTCTCCATTGTTTGAGATGCCAAATTTTCACTGTCTGGGATGCGAGAACAGAGAAGTTAGCTGCCTGTGATGAGATCATTGGGTGACTAGGTGCTGTAGCAAGGCAAaataatcgagagaataattcatcaactgtaggggcagtcggactagccaaaatttgatcacgtaCTGAATTAAGGTTATTAGGAAGTCCATCGAGTGTAAGAACTTGAAACATCTTCTATTGTTGCTCTTGTTGCTTTTCAATACTAGCAGAAATTgccatcaacttctcaaattccttcATGACTGCCTGTAGTTATTCCTAGTAAGTAGATATATCCAACTCCTATTTTTTCAAGTTTGTCATCCGCGATATCATATCATAGAAATAatatatgtcattagtgtataaagtACGAGCCTTTTTTCAAACTAAATGACATAtgtggaatggacgaaacaagggcatcaacttgggACTAATAGATCGTCACAAGGTACTACATAATTGAGCATCGATCTTCTCCCAAAGTGCTTTGGCCTTTTCATCTTCCTGACTAGCCTTTTTGGTTAAGTGGTCTTGAGCACCTTGACCCTTGCACCACATCTCAATAGAGGAAGCCCAAGCTAAATAGTTTGAACTTTTTATTAAGGGCTCCGAAGTAATCATGAAGCTTGAATTTTCAGAACCCGCATTTTTAGAACCAAAtacatcaaatcccaaagacgtTGTTGGACCAAATAATCAAATACTCAAGAAGTCACAAAAAAAAGACAGTCAAGAAGTAGAAAAGGACACTACAGCCGCGAAAATTTGAAACGGTCGTTGACTCACTGGAATCTACAACGAGTCGTCGGAAAATAAAAAAGTTATCAGAATTTTGTATAATCCGGATAGGTAGTTTCGGAATTACCTCCCGAGAAAACTGTCCTGAAGAAGTTGGGCCAAAAAGTGGCTGAAAGACATCGCACGCACAGGCGCGTGGATAGACGCTCTCGCAGGAATCATAGGTTCTACCGACGCACGGAGGCACGTGAAGACAGTGGTATCAATTTAAAAATCCACTAGAGAGGAAGTGATGCAGATAGCCTAAAATAGTCACCGGAAAGAAGCACTGTGATTGTCCCAAACTCGATGGTTACTGCATAACGATAGTTCTCTTACGTTTGCTTTGATAGCATGTGAGCAAGCACGTGAAAGAATATATTGTTATTGATGTGTTTAACAATAATACAAGAACCCCTATTTATAATAATACATAATACATACACTAATCATATTCCATGTAGAACTATACTTATTTACAATTATATTAACTATCTAACAAATAGTTTATATCATTACTATCTTATCAAatgttattgaaatgcgtcagtttctttgttcttccatattcatatgtcaagatctattaaactcttatatctttttcgaatttgaaatggtGTATTATCggtaattttaaaattaaaagaacatatcattatttaggtttcatgttgatttatgtgtttaattattaaattcgattAACCTTGAAAGCGTACATCAATGAAAAACTATTGTTAGACGATTacgaaaataactatcatgtgtttcTAAAAAAATTCTCCATAAGAATATTTGAATAAATTAAGTTTGTCgtttttaatttttactaaacatatattcgtttatcaaaactttatctataactttaacaaagtaagattgaaataatattcatgtaacaaagaatcccaaaaatccgaaaaaatCGACAAAACCGAACTAATCCAAATcaatatagttggtttggtttggttttgataaaaatcgaaccaatccgACTCATGTATATCCTTAAAACAAATGATATGACTTATTTAAGACCACATAtctaaaaaaattctttttttattAAAGTTTGTACCAAGTCAAATTAAAACAATCTTTTTGATACGGATAGAGTAATAAATAGTCCCACATAAGTAGTGTTGATTATATAACTCACAAAATAATGAACCTCTTTGTAATTCCtttcagtttttttttattttttgtttctgGTTAAGCATTTTAATTAAGGGAAAATGTGGACTTTAATATTCCCTTTTCTGTTTTATGCTTAAAACTCACATCAGTATCGTTAATTATCTGACTCACAAATGTCGATGCGAAAAAATGTCACACATTCATCAGGTTGGTCATGCTTTCTGTCAAGGCCTTTTGCCATCTTTTATCATAATCAtgtctttcaaaaacaaaacaaaaaatggTATTAAAATCAACTTAATTATGCCTTGATTTGGTAGAAAGATATATACGTATATATGTTTTACATGTATGTATAATAATAAAACATACCAGTACCGCACTCGCTAATTATAGTTCCTAGATCCGCCTATCTAGACCTTTTATAATTTCACCTTAATAAAACTTGGGATTTTTCTCATATATGTATATTACAAACTATTTTACCCAATTTAACTATGTTTTGCTAATtatcaaaattaattgtataCAATATTATATATTCTTGAGAACGAGACTCCTTCCAGCTGTTTATTACCTTTTTTAATCTGTAATCAGCGCGCATCAATAATATCttatgtttaaaaaaaaaataggcaGAAAACACATACGGACGAGGTCAAAAAGTAATTGATCTAAATAAGTGATTGAGTTGTTTAAGCAACTTCAATAATGGTTTAAACAACTGATTGAGTTGTTTAAAGAACTTCAATATTTGCTTAAACAATTGATTGAGTTGCTTAAACAACCGATTAGGCGTACGTATATGAACGATGTGGATAGGATGAGTAACTGTAGGCGACTAGGCGTATGTATAGGTTATTACCAATTAAATGCCTTACTATTAAGGGGCACTCAATTATTATTAACTAGTGAATTTACTCGCGCTCGCGCGATTAATAAAAGACTTTTAATATttgaatattaaaattatattagTCATCGAATCTAAATGTATTAGAGTTCAAGTTCTAATCAATTTTATTATTATCGATCTTATattttttctagttttttcttATTGGGGTTTTATTGTCAGATAGTTGATCCTTTTTCTTAATAACCTAAACGTATATACGTGATGCCTATACCTATTTCTCATCTTTTacctttccttttttttccttcttattttctttcttgcTTTCCTAACcatttatttttcagaaaaaattgtcaaatatgaaaatacaaactcaaatataaatTATAGAAAATAGTCCAAAAAAGTTGACCTACTGATATTGTCGAGTATCAACATATTTAATCTCGcatgaaaatattttaaaaaatcatGGATAGTTGACTCGCTCATCAGAGGCGTACGTAGTGTTATAGTACCAGATTCATATGAACCTAATACTTTTGGCGCAGAGTATAAATTTGGTGtagaattttattgaaattataaCGCATAGTGAgtctgaacccataacttttaaaatatactctctccgtttcaaattagatgaggtactttcctttttagtctgttccaaaataaatgacacatttctaaatttggaaataattcaactttaaactcttcattttacccttaatgagaagcttttataaccacacaaatggcatgaccctacaaagcttttaccctcttaaacttttaagaccacaagttttaaaagtcttcttctttttcttaaactccctgccgagtcaaactatctcatctaaattAAAATGGAGGGAGTAATAGGTTTAATACTAAGAATCTTAAAGATTTAACCCATAAAATTCAAATCATAAATTCGCCTTTGTCATTGCTTCCCAAGTAATTGTTCTTTTTTATGCTCGAAAATACACAATGTTAAACAGTTAAAGAATACAAATAAAAATTCAAATGAATAAATAGACTTCTGCTTTATGAAAATTAAAGCCTTACCTGTATTTGCTTTGATGAATTGCCTCATGTCAAGCTATGTGAATTGGTTTAAAATGAAAGTGGAAGAAGTGATAAAATTGTGAGTAATTAAAAAGAAGACGAGATTGGTGAATATACTAATAAACTCTGACTAAAGAATTTTTTTGAGGGAACTGCTAGTGGTGAAAAAAAGATAGAGAAATTGATGAGGAGAAATTTTATACCATACATTTTCGtttcccccccccctccccgttttctttccttatttttctttttcttcttttctttctccccattttcttttcctttctctcctttatcttttttttttcgggttaatttcactgatggtcatccaacttatcatttattttacaaaagtcacttatctattttgcatcacttaaaagtcactcaATTTTACCTTTATAATTTAAAAGTCATTCTAGTTCAAAATCTATAAAATATCCTAtaaaaatatgacatggcattaaaTTTAATTAAAACATCTAATTATAGTGCCACATAACCTTAGATGGACCATACCCAATTTAGACTCATTTCATTCACAATTTGATTTGAACCATAACCCAAATGATTTTTAATAATTtgatttatgtatatatatagacccctCATTATAGATTTATGTATAATTGATAAACTTTTATATCAAAATGTAATTAAGTAAAAATTCTATAAAATTTTGGGGAAGTAGGAGATGGTTGTAAAAGTTCACCAAGTGTGATCGACAAGGAAACATCAAATTAGTACATTAGCTTCCTCCAACAATATTAACATCTCTGAAAATTTTGCAGAGTGCATAAAAAGAGTTCAATTGCACAACTCATATTCAGCACCATATGCTTTTGGCCAAGCTCAAAATACTCTTTACATTCTTAAGCAAGACTGAAAGAAGTGGCAGTATTCTCCACAAACTTTTTAGCTCCTTTGAACCATCTCTTGTCACCAGCTTGTGCTTTGCAAATGTAAAGTTTGCCATCATTTACTGTGGCTGTGACCAACTGGTGCTTCCCACCTTCATTTCCATCAGCAGTTCTTGTCAATATAGACAAGTAGTAATACTGTTTCCCTCCCACTTCTGCAGTAGATGTCTCCAATACGTTTGCAATAGCCACTGCATCAGATTCAAATCCACCCTGCAGTGCCAAATCCCACGTCATTTTTGGTATCACAATGTTCGCGTATACAAGTTCAGTTGATGCTTTAGCCTAGAAATCCGATAATTCTAGCACATTATTATGGAAAGTACAATTGTCCTATAGCATTTTTTCTGTTGTGTAACTTCAGAATGGACTATCATATGCTAAGTAATAGGGTGTTGAAACGAGCACTAATTAGTAAGTTGAGGGGACCTTATTCTTTCATTAATTAGTGCTACAATGGTAATGTGAACAAAGTAATCTTGTTTAATCTTTGATTTTAACTGGAAAAGAATGAAAGCTAGTTGAGAATATGAAACCTTTAGCAGTCATGCTTGAATTTAACCCTCTTCAATTTCTTAAGCCTAATATGCAATTGTGAACAGTATGATAGTATAAGTAAACTTCACTGTTTCTCATATGAAAAGAAGCAACTTCACTAGATTCTTCAGTTTAAACTACCTTACAAACAACATGAAACCTGTTGAACCATTCGTCATGATGAACTAAAAAGAACTTTAGTACACATAAATAAATCTCACCTCTGAATCAGTTTTGCCAGAGTAGGCTTGTCTTCCTAGCAGATAGTCCACCTGCACAGAAAAGCCAAACCAACGCTCAATTGGTTGTGAGCAAAGTGAATTCTTGCATTTTCCAGTCAATCAAAGAGAAAAATGCATACTTAACAAAGGGAATACTGAGTTTCTAAAAAATGCATAACAATACTGTTTTTATGACTACAGAGGCGGACCTAGGATTTGAAGGTTAGGAGTGTACTACGTTCAACTAAAACCTGCTTCGTACATAGGCTGTCACTACTAATATATCAATATGTTCTGAAGACATACAATATATACATAAAACATTTGCTGAACTTTTGGGTACCAGTGACTCCTCTCTTTACAACATAGGTCCGCCGCTGCTTATGAGATTCCTCATTACTAGACTTGGTGAACCTACTATGAAGCATATATATAGGGAGTGCAACCAGGTAGCGGATAGCCTTGCTAAAACAAGTTTCAAGCACAATGGAgaataattttctttttcttttctcgcCTTTTGATACCCTCCCTATTTTGTATTAGAATATTTTGACTCGGAATTAAAAGAGACTATTTTTACTAGAAAAGTTCCTAGTTGAAAAGTAACTAAAACACTCTCTGCTTTCCGTACTAGTTGTTACCTTAAGCTGCAATTTTTTTACGGAAAAACATGGGCCTGGGGCAAGATAACTCAAGTGGAAGAGCCGTATTATAGGTGACCTTATTGTGTGGTTAAAAGAGCACTTGTGTATGTAATACAAGTAAACGTTTACGAAAGCTGTTGTAAAGTTTAGGTTATGGAACCCTACATactaaagaaagaaagaaagaaagaaagaaagagagagaattaGATACTTGAGAGAGGAACTGTTCAGGGGAACCAAAGTCAGTGATGGACTTCTTGTCAGTAGGGGTGATAGCGACAATGACATTGCTGGTGGCATCAAAGTTGTCTTCAAATCTAAGAACCTGACCAGGGTACTCTACTTCCTTGTTTGGGTTCCATTTGGATGGAATTTGCAGCTTGAATCCATCCCCGTTGTATGTCTGGAAATCCGTGTCTGTCTTTGGCTTCCCAAAAACATTTGCTGCATCACAACAACATCATTTACTTCATTTCATGATCTTAGTTATGCTATCACCCACAACTAATTTCTAAATAACCGCGCTCAACTTTGTCAATAGTTCTGAACCATTTCCAATTATTACAAGGAACATTTGAACTCTGATTTGTACCTAATTCCCATAATCAAAGGTGGTCGAGCAATCAAAATCACCTCTATATCATTTCCAAACAGCATTAGGTGTATATATCCCAGATATATAGGCGAACTATTATAATAATCTCTCAGGAATTACAAGAGGGATAAATTAGGGTTGAATAATTGCAATGTCGCTCGTTTATAATTATATACTGTTAACAAAGAACATGATGATGTAACAAGGAACAACGATATACTTTTAGGAATAGAGGAGGTAGGGCATTACGTTCCTCTGGGGATAGTTTTACTATCGTGCATTctattaaaagtttaaatttagTGCATTGACATCTATATTTCTCGGACTCTTTGAAAATATCTCCAGATGTATATCGGAttctccaaaatagtacatttTTTTAGAAACCGGCATGGGTGCGGTAATATTTTGGAGAGTCTGCGTAACATAGATTGACAACATAAAATTTTCACACTATCCAAGTTAATTTGATTCGCAACATGTAATCTCTAGATCAAATATAATACGTAACACACAAAATAAAGTAGTGATCTACTACATATGGCCGATTAAATTGCACTGTGTAAAAGATTTTTACACTATCACTGTATTATAACTTAAATTGATATGGTAACTTGAAAATTATAGTAATAACATGTTATACCTGATTAAATTGCATTGATAGTGTAAAAGTTCTTTAAAGTGTTAATGTATTTTTAGATAAAAATACTtcatccatttcaatttatgtgatgtagtttgactcggcacggagtttaaCAAGAAAAAAAGGCGAAAAGCTTAAAGTATAAAAGCTCGTAGCATTTGTGgaactgaagagataaaaagtttaaagttaaattattgaaCTGAGAGAGTGTTAAGTATAGATATAGGGGGGAATACCAGCTTCTCCATAAGCAGCATCAGCAGGGGAAACCTTGGAACCAACGGCAGCAGCACCAATGAGGAGTGTGAGAGCCAATCTACGAGAGACAGAGACACTGTTGACATTATCTTGTTGAGGTGCAGACTGTTTGTTTTGGGCACGGCACACCAATAATTGGTTAGACTTGAGTGATGGAACAATACCCCTAACTAAGGAAGTTCTAGCTGGAGTTGACAATGCATGATGGTGCAAGAAGCATTGAGTGGAAGCCATTGATCACTTATCTTTCTCAAAGCTGCTATtgcactttttttctttttcttctttgggATTCAAACTTACTTTGTTATTTTTTTTCTGCTAAAATGGTGATGTGGGAATGTTTTTGGATTTATTTTGTGATAATATGTGAAGGAGAATTGGTAGAGATGATTTGTATGTGGAAAAAAAGTGGATATCTGGAAGATTACATTTGTGATTGGAGGATAAGCTTCTTGAGGCTGTGGTTGGTGCCAAGTGGACATGCAGATTACAGCTCTAATTTGTTCTAGTGCAATCTACTTTTTTATTTTAGAGTCAAGGCTGTTTTCACTAACATTTTCCTGTCAACATATACTAAGAATGATTTAGATCTTCCTGCTACGAcattaattatgatttatttttattttcgtaTGACTAGCAAATATAAAGAATATACATCTACTTGTCCATCATTGGAGCGGATATGAGCTTAAGGGATGAGAATTCATTTTTTGGATCCCAATATTTAGCTTGAAATGTTTTTCTATTCTCAAGAAAGCGCACTAAAATTTAGCAAATAATCCAGTTTATGTTGAAAGCAA
This sequence is a window from Nicotiana tomentosiformis chromosome 5, ASM39032v3, whole genome shotgun sequence. Protein-coding genes within it:
- the LOC104111811 gene encoding oxygen-evolving enhancer protein 2-3, chloroplastic, which translates into the protein MASTQCFLHHHALSTPARTSLVRGIVPSLKSNQLLVCRAQNKQSAPQQDNVNSVSVSRRLALTLLIGAAAVGSKVSPADAAYGEAANVFGKPKTDTDFQTYNGDGFKLQIPSKWNPNKEVEYPGQVLRFEDNFDATSNVIVAITPTDKKSITDFGSPEQFLSQVDYLLGRQAYSGKTDSEGGFESDAVAIANVLETSTAEVGGKQYYYLSILTRTADGNEGGKHQLVTATVNDGKLYICKAQAGDKRWFKGAKKFVENTATSFSLA